The following are from one region of the Streptomyces fradiae genome:
- a CDS encoding BTAD domain-containing putative transcriptional regulator — MEFRLLGTVSITAEAGELPLGPAKRRSVLAALLLRANSVVPVDRLIDTVWAEDPPARARTVVQGHVSRLRALFEQGGADDYGVELATRSQAYELRMPDQLLDTHRFEELVQLAGHQKHPGDAVLMLREALALWRGPALTGTVASEPLLVAAQALEETRLVTVEQLAAAYGRLGEHTRAAAVLRAEASANPLRESLTAALMLSLYRAGHQSDALDCYHRTRGLLADELGVDPGPALRAAYEAVLRGLTTTPPQTVAVATVADGPGPAEHPPRPAATDEITPSSAAVRDADAGPGTRPGAGTGAGAVPGPAGHHAWAEMPVDGAATRTGTGPGPVAGAGAPQWPAPDLLPRTPRGFLGRERELEELDAAVDAARVAIVTGPAGVGKTALALQWAHRRAPRFPDGVLYADLRGFSPDEGLDAGDVLREFLLALGVPPRRVPESPTAAAALYRSLTEDRALLVVLDNVRGADTAGPLLPAGARSAAVVTSRLRLGGLVVSELARPVPLGVLGVDESAALLAAAVGADRVAAEPAAARLLASLCDGLPLALRVTAAQLAARPHWRLSDLAAELADEQRRLALLSVDGCAGPDGQGVAAALHLTVQGLPEEAARLFRQIGALPGPDLDRNAAAALLERPPAVAAEALDRLCDAHLLTEYAPGRHTLHDLVRLYARRLRPDDAALLRLLDHYMYTAMAATKTAEPDDLPCCTLPGDAHRPPATPHFAGRDAALLWYAAERDNLAAAVAAARAAGHHDRAWRLALLQWPYMLWNSHDGWVPLLEAAVDSTAREHDPDAESRARALLGWLLTQEERLPEALVHLRLAPGLAARAGEPSSEATALVNLAVALDASGVTEESLAHTARAIALVRDGDDVITELLALEHRAQQLLAAGDPAGALACARRGLTLDGDTVNGLLGVRHSMLTATMGAALLDLGDPTAAAPALTRARELGLAHGYKETVQRAEKELRRLRETVEG; from the coding sequence GTGGAGTTCCGCCTGCTCGGGACGGTGTCCATCACGGCCGAGGCGGGTGAGCTGCCGCTCGGCCCCGCCAAGCGGAGAAGCGTGCTCGCGGCGTTGCTGCTGCGCGCCAACTCCGTCGTACCCGTCGACCGGCTGATCGACACGGTGTGGGCGGAGGACCCGCCGGCCCGGGCCCGCACCGTGGTCCAGGGGCATGTCTCCCGGCTGCGCGCGCTGTTCGAGCAGGGCGGCGCGGACGACTACGGGGTGGAGCTTGCCACCCGTTCCCAGGCCTACGAGCTGCGCATGCCGGACCAGCTCCTCGACACCCACCGCTTCGAGGAGCTGGTCCAGCTCGCCGGGCACCAGAAGCACCCGGGCGACGCCGTCCTGATGCTGCGGGAGGCGCTCGCGCTGTGGCGCGGCCCGGCGCTGACCGGGACGGTGGCCAGCGAGCCGCTGCTCGTCGCCGCGCAGGCCCTGGAGGAGACCCGGCTGGTCACGGTCGAGCAGCTCGCGGCGGCGTACGGGCGGCTGGGCGAGCACACCCGGGCCGCGGCCGTCCTGCGCGCCGAGGCCTCGGCGAACCCGCTGCGCGAGTCCCTGACGGCGGCCCTGATGCTGTCGCTGTACCGCGCGGGCCACCAGTCGGACGCGCTCGACTGCTACCACCGCACCCGGGGCCTGCTCGCCGACGAGCTCGGCGTGGACCCGGGCCCGGCGCTGCGCGCCGCGTACGAGGCGGTGCTGCGCGGCCTGACGACCACGCCCCCGCAGACGGTCGCCGTCGCCACCGTCGCCGACGGGCCGGGGCCGGCCGAGCACCCGCCGCGGCCCGCCGCGACCGACGAGATCACGCCCTCCTCGGCGGCGGTACGGGACGCGGACGCCGGGCCCGGGACGCGCCCTGGTGCGGGTACTGGTGCCGGCGCCGTCCCCGGCCCGGCCGGTCATCACGCCTGGGCGGAGATGCCGGTCGACGGTGCGGCCACGCGTACGGGAACGGGTCCGGGTCCGGTCGCCGGTGCCGGGGCCCCGCAGTGGCCCGCGCCCGATCTGCTGCCCCGTACCCCGCGCGGCTTCCTCGGGCGCGAGCGCGAACTGGAGGAGCTGGACGCGGCCGTGGACGCCGCCCGCGTCGCGATCGTCACCGGGCCCGCCGGGGTCGGGAAGACGGCGCTCGCCCTCCAGTGGGCGCACCGGCGGGCGCCGCGCTTCCCCGACGGTGTGCTCTACGCCGACCTGCGCGGTTTCAGCCCCGACGAGGGTCTGGACGCGGGCGATGTCCTGCGGGAGTTCCTGCTCGCGCTCGGCGTGCCGCCGCGCCGGGTGCCGGAGTCGCCGACGGCCGCCGCCGCGCTGTACCGCTCGCTGACCGAGGACCGGGCGCTGCTGGTCGTCCTCGACAACGTGCGCGGCGCCGACACCGCCGGCCCGCTGCTGCCGGCCGGCGCGCGCAGCGCCGCCGTGGTGACCTCCCGGCTGCGGCTCGGCGGGCTCGTCGTCTCCGAACTGGCCCGGCCGGTGCCCCTTGGCGTGCTCGGAGTCGACGAGTCGGCGGCGCTGCTCGCGGCGGCCGTCGGCGCCGACCGGGTGGCCGCCGAGCCGGCCGCCGCGCGGCTGCTCGCCTCGCTCTGCGACGGGCTGCCGCTCGCGCTGCGGGTCACGGCGGCGCAGCTGGCCGCACGCCCGCACTGGCGCCTGTCCGATCTGGCCGCCGAACTCGCCGACGAACAGCGGCGGCTCGCCCTGCTTTCGGTGGACGGCTGCGCGGGCCCCGACGGGCAGGGCGTGGCCGCCGCGCTGCACCTCACCGTGCAGGGGCTGCCGGAGGAGGCGGCCCGGCTGTTCCGGCAGATCGGCGCGCTGCCCGGCCCCGATCTGGACCGGAATGCGGCGGCGGCGCTCCTCGAACGGCCGCCGGCGGTCGCCGCCGAGGCCCTGGACCGGCTCTGCGACGCGCACCTGCTCACCGAGTACGCGCCGGGCCGGCACACCCTGCACGATCTGGTCCGGCTCTACGCGCGGCGACTGCGCCCCGACGACGCGGCGCTGCTGCGGCTGCTCGACCACTACATGTACACGGCGATGGCGGCGACGAAGACGGCCGAGCCCGACGACCTGCCGTGCTGCACGCTGCCCGGGGACGCCCACCGGCCGCCCGCCACGCCGCACTTCGCGGGCCGGGACGCGGCGCTGCTCTGGTACGCGGCCGAGCGCGACAACCTCGCCGCGGCGGTCGCCGCCGCCCGGGCGGCCGGGCACCACGACCGGGCCTGGCGGCTCGCCCTGCTCCAGTGGCCGTACATGCTGTGGAACAGCCACGACGGCTGGGTGCCGCTCCTGGAGGCGGCGGTCGACTCGACCGCCCGCGAGCACGACCCGGACGCCGAGTCCCGGGCCCGCGCGCTGCTCGGCTGGCTCCTCACCCAGGAGGAGCGCCTTCCCGAGGCCCTGGTCCACCTCCGCCTCGCCCCCGGCCTCGCGGCCCGCGCCGGCGAGCCGTCCAGCGAGGCGACCGCCCTGGTCAACCTGGCGGTCGCGCTCGACGCCTCCGGCGTCACCGAGGAGTCCCTCGCGCACACCGCCCGCGCGATCGCCCTCGTCCGGGACGGCGACGACGTCATCACCGAACTCCTCGCCCTGGAGCACCGCGCCCAGCAGCTCCTCGCCGCGGGTGACCCCGCCGGCGCCCTCGCCTGCGCCCGCCGCGGCCTCACCCTCGACGGCGACACCGTCAACGGCCTCCTCGGCGTCCGCCACAGCATGCTCACCGCCACCATGGGCGCCGCCCTCCTCGACCTCGGCGACCCCACCGCCGCCGCACCCGCTCTCACCCGCGCCCGCGAACTGGGCCTGGCCCACGGCTACAAGGAAACGGTTCAGCGCGCGGAGAAGGAGCTCAGGCGCCTGCGAGAGACGGTCGAGGGCTGA
- a CDS encoding NPP1 family protein: MHLTSTPRRRRRTALAALLCALGLVVGVPATAQAAVLPPLPQNADGLDQTFAPAYDFDTDGCYMTAAIGSDGTLNPGLKLGGTVNGKCHDPAQLAAANSYSRAKCNNGWCAVVYAGYYEKDQATWGPLAIGHTHDWEHIVVWISDNQVKYVSASQHSGYQIADRSTIRFDGTHPKIVYHKDGLSTHCYRFANSSDDQIENSTGGWFYPRLVGWNGYPAGLRDRLTAANFGSATLKIDDADFSYTLSNAKPAGIPFDPNA; encoded by the coding sequence GTGCACCTGACCTCCACGCCGAGGCGGCGCCGCCGTACGGCGCTCGCCGCCCTGCTGTGCGCCCTCGGACTCGTCGTCGGCGTCCCTGCGACCGCCCAGGCGGCCGTGCTCCCGCCGCTCCCGCAGAACGCCGACGGCCTCGACCAGACCTTCGCCCCGGCGTACGACTTCGACACCGACGGCTGCTACATGACCGCCGCCATCGGCTCCGACGGAACGCTCAACCCCGGTCTGAAGCTCGGCGGCACGGTCAACGGCAAGTGCCACGACCCGGCCCAGCTGGCCGCCGCGAACAGCTACTCCCGCGCCAAGTGCAACAACGGCTGGTGCGCCGTGGTCTACGCCGGCTACTACGAGAAGGACCAGGCGACCTGGGGCCCGCTGGCGATCGGCCACACCCACGACTGGGAGCACATCGTCGTCTGGATCAGCGACAACCAGGTGAAGTACGTGTCGGCCTCGCAGCACAGCGGCTACCAGATCGCCGACCGCTCGACCATCCGCTTCGACGGCACCCACCCCAAGATCGTCTACCACAAGGACGGTCTGTCCACCCATTGCTACCGCTTCGCCAACTCCTCCGACGACCAGATCGAGAACTCCACCGGCGGCTGGTTCTACCCGCGCCTCGTCGGCTGGAACGGCTACCCGGCCGGACTGCGGGACCGGCTGACGGCGGCGAACTTCGGTTCGGCCACCCTCAAGATCGACGACGCCGACTTCTCGTACACCCTGTCGAACGCCAAGCCGGCGGGCATCCCCTTCGACCCGAACGCCTAG
- a CDS encoding MerR family transcriptional regulator, with the protein MGAENEVWSIGELAERAGVSVKTVRYYSERGLLPEGGRTGGGHRRYGPGALERLRSIRALRALELPVTDVGRVLDQGAAWEDVVAGRLREVERRMTALRWHEASLRLLRDAPAAERAERLRLLGGLATPPDTTALARFWRRTLPVRFPARLAAAVVDVAVPEPPADPTPAQVLAYARLHALVAAVPAPAVHLAGVPHRPSALYEGLAEAYDLAAAHRTEALDRFVAAYADALTTRDTPAFRRRLARLLATGADPLIGRYWHLVGELRAPEHGPTAGALHGRMCLALKRDVTAEAGAGTEPWPDPSAGVWGE; encoded by the coding sequence GTGGGGGCCGAGAACGAGGTGTGGAGCATCGGGGAGCTCGCCGAACGGGCGGGCGTCTCCGTCAAGACCGTGCGCTACTACTCCGAGCGCGGGCTGCTGCCGGAGGGCGGACGGACCGGCGGCGGACACCGGCGGTACGGGCCGGGGGCGTTGGAGCGGCTGCGCTCGATCCGGGCGCTGCGCGCCCTGGAGCTCCCGGTGACGGACGTGGGCCGAGTGCTCGACCAGGGGGCCGCCTGGGAGGACGTCGTCGCGGGCCGGCTGCGCGAGGTGGAACGGCGGATGACGGCGCTGCGCTGGCACGAGGCCTCGCTGCGGCTGCTCCGCGACGCCCCAGCGGCCGAACGGGCCGAACGCCTGCGGCTGCTCGGCGGGTTGGCGACGCCGCCGGACACGACCGCGCTGGCCCGGTTCTGGCGGCGCACCCTGCCCGTACGGTTCCCGGCGCGGCTCGCGGCCGCCGTCGTGGACGTCGCGGTCCCGGAACCGCCCGCCGACCCCACCCCCGCGCAGGTCCTGGCGTACGCCCGGCTCCACGCCCTCGTCGCCGCGGTACCCGCCCCGGCCGTCCACCTCGCCGGCGTACCGCACCGCCCGAGCGCGCTCTACGAGGGCCTCGCCGAGGCGTACGACCTGGCGGCGGCGCACCGGACCGAGGCCCTGGACCGCTTCGTCGCCGCCTACGCCGACGCCCTCACTACCCGCGACACCCCCGCCTTCCGGCGCCGCCTCGCCCGTCTCCTCGCCACGGGCGCGGACCCCCTGATCGGCCGCTACTGGCACCTCGTCGGCGAACTCCGCGCCCCGGAACACGGCCCCACGGCGGGCGCCCTGCACGGCCGCATGTGCCTGGCCCTCAAACGGGACGTCACGGCGGAGGCGGGCGCGGGGACGGAACCATGGCCGGATCCGTCGGCCGGGGTGTGGGGCGAGTAG